From the Meriones unguiculatus strain TT.TT164.6M chromosome 12, Bangor_MerUng_6.1, whole genome shotgun sequence genome, one window contains:
- the LOC132646755 gene encoding NADH dehydrogenase [ubiquinone] 1 beta subcomplex subunit 1-like, giving the protein MMNLLQLVCDPWVHVFVPMGFVFGCYLDKRDDKSRLTAFQNESMLSQREPRSN; this is encoded by the coding sequence ATGATGAACTTACTTCAGCTAGTCTGTGACCCCTGGGTTCATGTGTTTGTCCCCATGGGCTTTGTCTTTGGGTGTTACCTAGACAAGAGGGATGACAAAAGCCGACTGACTGCCTTCCAGAATGAGAGCATGCTATCTCAAAGGGAACCGAGGTCCAACTAA